Proteins from one Juglans microcarpa x Juglans regia isolate MS1-56 chromosome 1S, Jm3101_v1.0, whole genome shotgun sequence genomic window:
- the LOC121246256 gene encoding LOW QUALITY PROTEIN: uncharacterized protein LOC121246256 (The sequence of the model RefSeq protein was modified relative to this genomic sequence to represent the inferred CDS: inserted 1 base in 1 codon): MMPTSPVVESALTQNGSLSTPSGSTESCCDAEIHLANVEEIRSDNLSLEESNLADEDGSLGSCTKSNNDYPSRFQLEQDVQRLQQQLQEEMELHAILEKSIEKNALKFSSLLCLPHQAQELLSNIALLEVNVSKLEQEMVSLHFQLSQERNERRLAEYRLRHWTSQSTSLCSSGIMDTLSSPLKCSEASVSEVSDSSEYSTCQELRDQPLESTNKCTESLIENVVDSSALCLDKKMSTKMDFKSCRPVDLMKLPKGMPPDGLWDHPNQLSEEMVRCMKSIFMSLADSVIPSKSSASEIHCSPLSPRGTSPRGHLSGSSWWSSSERSIISSWVQSPQIDIQNNSEVLASENACDPYWVRGKLSWADIGIYGLATEVSWMSVGKKQLEYAAGALRRFRALVEHLAKVNPIHLSCNEKLAFWINLYNALIMHAYLAYGVPRSDLKLFSLMQKVAYTVXGHSFSAAAIEYVILKMKPPHHRPQIALLLALHKLKLSEEQGKSAVDTHEPLVVFALSCGMYSSPAVRIYTGKNVREELQEAQRDFIRASVGISSKGRLLVPKMLHCFAKAFVDDANLAVWILHYLPPYQAAFVEQCIFQRRQSLLGSRNCGIIPFDSRFRYLFLPNKAPLW; the protein is encoded by the exons GAGAGCAATCTTGCAGATGAGGATGGAAGTCTTGGATCATGCACTAAAAGCAATAATGATTATCCTTCAAGGTTTCAGCTTGAACAAGAC GTACAAAGATTACAGCAGCAGTTACAAGAAGAGATGGAACTACATGCTATCCTGGAAAAATCTATTGAGAAGAATGCTTTGAAATTCTCAAGTTTGTTGTGTCTCCCTCATCAG GCTCAGGAGCTCCTATCCAATATTGCATTATTGGAGGTCAACGTTTCAAAACTTGAACAAGAGATGGTCTCTTTGCATTTTCAACTTAGCCAAGAGAGAAATGAACGGAGGCTTGCAGAATATCGTTTGAGGCATTGGACATCTCAGTCAACATCTCTTTGCTCATCTGGCATTATGGATACTTTG AGTTCACCTTTGAAGTGTTCAGAAGCTTCTGTTTCTGAAGTCAGTGATTCCTCTGAATATAGCACCTGCCAGGAGCTGAGAGATCAACCATTAGAATCTACTAACAAATGTACAGAGTCGTTAATAGAG AATGTAGTGGACTCAAGTGCACTTTGCCTTGACAAGAAAATGTCTACGAAAATGGATTTCAAATCCTGTCGACCTGTAGACCTCATGAAGCTTCCTAAAGGGATGCCACCGGATGGTCTTTGGGATCACCCTAATCAATTATCTGAAGAGATGGTGAGATGTATGAAAAGTATATTCATGTCCCTGGCAGATTCTGTAATACCATCCAAATCATCTGCATCAGAGATCCACTGCTCACCTCTGTCACCACGTGGAACATCGCCACGCGGTCATCTTTCTGGTTCATCTTGGTGGTCCTCATCAGAAAGGTCAATCATTTCATCATGGGTGCAGAGCCCACAAATTGATATACAGAATAACTCCGAGGTGTTGGCTTCAGAGAATGCCTGTGATCCCTATTGGGTGCGGGGGAAACTAAGTTGGGCTGACATTGGAATCTATGGACTAGCAACTGAAGTTTCTTGGATGTCAGTTGGGAAGAAGCAATTAGAATATGCTGCAGGGGCACTGAGAAGGTTCAG GGCACTTGTTGAGCATCTGGCAAAAGTGAATCCTATCCATTTGAGCTGCAACGAGAAGCTTGCTTTCTGGATCAATCTATATAATGCTCTGATCATGCAT GCATACTTGGCATATGGAGTCCCAAGAAGTGACTTGAAGCTATTCTCTTTGATGCAAAAG GTAGCATACACTG GGGGACATTCTTTCAGTGCAGCTGCTATTGAGTATGTGATTCTAAAAATGAAACCACCACACCATCGGCCGCAAATT GCTTTGCTTCTTGCCCTTCACAAGCTGAAGTTATCGGAGGAGCAAGGGAAGTCTGCAGTTGATACACATGAACCGCTCGTAGTTTTTGCTCTCAGCTGTGGAATGTACTCTTCACCAGCG GTAAGAATCTACACTGGTAAGAATGTGAGGGAAGAGCTTCAGGAAGCACAGCGTGATTTCATTCGAGCTTCAGTCGGGATTAGCAGCAAAGGGAGGTTGTTGGTCCCCAAAATGCTACATTGCTTTGCCAAAGCCTTTGTGGATGATGCAAATCTGGCTGTATGGATATTGCATTACCTTCCGCCTTATCAGGCTGCCTTTGTTGAACAATGCATTTTTCAGAGGAGGCAGAGCCTTCTTGGTTCACGCAACTGTGGCATTATTCCATTTGATTCACGCTTCCGTTACCTATTCCTGCCGAACAAAGCTCCTCTTTGGTAA